The proteins below come from a single Erysipelothrix piscisicarius genomic window:
- a CDS encoding winged helix-turn-helix domain-containing protein has translation MREDLLRAVWAEEPTADNIRKVDVHLKNLRTKMGIFSIVSVRGAGYKWNEGSKRSTWVGVV, from the coding sequence ATGCGTGAAGATTTATTGCGCGCTGTATGGGCTGAAGAACCGACAGCTGACAATATCCGAAAGGTTGATGTTCATCTTAAAAATTTAAGAACTAAAATGGGAATCTTTTCGATTGTTTCAGTAAGAGGGGCTGGATATAAGTGGAATGAAGGCTCTAAACGAAGTACGTGGGTCGGGGTTGTTTAA